One Actinopolymorpha sp. NPDC004070 DNA segment encodes these proteins:
- a CDS encoding histidine kinase encodes MTSPPATPSPGNPGRRFWRAVGSWPVKLPIVLAFLQVGGTLGAAHNQPDARPVDALAVVLLLLGPAALVFRRARPVAALYFVMGVSFAYILIGYPYGPFFLSAIVALFEAVRYGHRLAAWLTAGAVYFGHIAYRWESGEGPGLVAATVVAGWLLAVLIGSELNRIREERVEESRRAKAAEAAGRVSEERLRIARELHDVVAHNISLINVQAGVALHLMDAQPEQARTALTAIKQASKEALVELRSVLGVLRQVDEPGPRRPAPSLRRLSDLAASTRAAGLDVRVNVEGTPEPLPSSVDTAAYRIVQEALTNVLRHAGARSAVVRVAYAEQTVAVEVTDDGCGTPAAAAGGGEGGTDGGAGVGDADGAGGGSGLPGMRERVGALGGRLTVGPLPGGGFRVYAELPREGAP; translated from the coding sequence GTGACCTCCCCTCCCGCCACCCCCTCGCCCGGCAACCCGGGTCGGCGGTTCTGGCGCGCGGTCGGGTCGTGGCCGGTGAAGCTGCCGATCGTGCTGGCGTTCCTCCAGGTGGGCGGAACCCTCGGCGCCGCGCACAACCAGCCGGACGCCAGGCCGGTCGACGCGCTGGCGGTCGTGCTGCTGCTCCTCGGTCCGGCCGCGCTGGTGTTCCGCCGGGCACGGCCGGTCGCCGCGCTGTACTTCGTGATGGGGGTGTCGTTCGCCTACATCCTGATCGGCTACCCGTACGGCCCGTTCTTCCTCTCCGCGATCGTGGCGTTGTTCGAGGCGGTGAGGTACGGCCACCGCCTGGCGGCCTGGCTGACCGCCGGCGCGGTCTACTTCGGCCACATCGCCTACCGCTGGGAGTCCGGCGAGGGGCCCGGCCTCGTCGCGGCGACCGTGGTCGCCGGCTGGCTGCTGGCGGTGCTGATCGGCTCGGAGCTCAACCGCATCCGCGAGGAACGTGTCGAGGAGAGCCGGCGGGCCAAGGCCGCCGAGGCCGCGGGCCGGGTGAGCGAGGAACGCCTGCGGATCGCCCGCGAACTGCACGACGTGGTGGCGCACAACATCTCGCTGATCAACGTGCAGGCCGGAGTGGCGCTGCACCTGATGGACGCCCAGCCCGAGCAGGCCCGGACCGCGCTCACCGCGATCAAGCAGGCCAGCAAGGAGGCGCTGGTCGAGCTGCGTTCGGTGCTCGGTGTCCTGCGGCAGGTCGACGAACCCGGACCGCGCCGGCCGGCGCCCAGCCTGCGCCGGCTGAGCGACCTGGCGGCCAGCACCCGGGCGGCCGGGCTCGACGTCCGGGTGAACGTGGAGGGTACGCCGGAGCCGCTGCCGTCCAGCGTGGACACCGCGGCGTACCGGATCGTGCAGGAGGCGCTCACCAACGTCCTCCGGCACGCCGGCGCCCGCTCGGCCGTGGTGCGCGTCGCCTACGCCGAGCAGACCGTGGCGGTCGAGGTGACCGACGACGGGTGCGGTACGCCGGCCGCCGCAGCCGGGGGCGGAGAAGGCGGTACCGATGGAGGTGCCGGTGTCGGTGACGCGGACGGTGCCGGCGGCGGCAGTGGCCTGCCCGGCATGCGCGAACGGGTCGGTGCGCTCGGCGGCCGGCTGACCGTAGGACCATTGCCGGGCGGAGGTTTCCGGGTGTACGCGGAGTTGCCGCGGGAGGGAGCACCATGA
- a CDS encoding response regulator transcription factor: protein MISVLLADDQALVRAGFRSLLAAEPDIEVVAEAADGAQAVEHALAKRPDVVLMDIRMPDMDGLEATRRIVAEPELAGVHVVILTTFDLDEYVFEALRTGASGFLVKDTEPVELLRGVRAVASGDALLSPGVTRRLIAEFANRSKEPVRGADLAALTEREREVLALVAEGLSNDEIAARLVVSPATAKTHVSRAMIKLGARDRAQLVVFAYEAGLVRPGWLG, encoded by the coding sequence ATGATCTCGGTCCTGCTCGCCGACGACCAGGCGCTGGTGCGCGCCGGTTTCCGGTCCCTGCTGGCCGCCGAACCCGACATCGAGGTGGTCGCCGAGGCCGCCGACGGCGCCCAGGCGGTGGAGCACGCGCTGGCGAAGCGCCCGGACGTCGTCCTGATGGACATCCGGATGCCCGACATGGACGGGCTGGAGGCGACCCGCCGGATCGTCGCCGAACCCGAACTGGCCGGCGTGCACGTGGTCATCCTCACCACGTTCGACCTGGACGAGTACGTCTTCGAGGCGCTGCGTACGGGCGCGAGCGGCTTCCTGGTCAAGGACACCGAGCCGGTGGAGCTGCTGCGCGGCGTACGCGCGGTGGCCTCCGGGGACGCGCTGCTGTCGCCCGGTGTGACCCGGCGGCTGATCGCGGAGTTCGCCAACCGGTCGAAGGAGCCGGTACGCGGCGCCGACCTGGCCGCGCTGACCGAACGCGAACGCGAGGTGCTCGCCCTGGTCGCCGAGGGGCTGTCCAACGACGAGATCGCCGCCCGGCTGGTGGTCAGCCCGGCCACCGCGAAGACGCACGTCAGCCGGGCGATGATCAAGCTGGGTGCGCGGGACCGGGCGCAGCTGGTGGTGTTCGCGTACGAGGCCGGACTGGTGCGGCCCGGCTGGCTGGGCTGA
- a CDS encoding carbohydrate ABC transporter permease, whose amino-acid sequence MNAVAARRVWSVVTHVLLLLGVAVSIFPFYWMFVMASRTTQDIFKFPPELLPGTHLLENFHKVFDSVNLLGSTANTIFVAVVTTVLVLFFDSIAAFAFAKFDFPAKNLLFVVLLVTFMIPSQLSTVPSFVIMANFGWVGSFQALIVPGAVNAFGIFLLRQYAQGAVSAELLDAARIDGCNFWRQYWHVAVPLLRPALAFLGIFTFINAWNDYFWPLVVLIDPGRQTLQVALSQLNGLYNTDYSMVMAGTLLAVIPLIIVFFLGARQFLADLAAGAVKQ is encoded by the coding sequence ATGAACGCCGTCGCCGCCCGGCGCGTGTGGTCGGTCGTCACCCACGTGCTGCTCCTTCTCGGCGTCGCCGTCTCGATCTTCCCGTTCTACTGGATGTTCGTGATGGCCAGCCGGACGACGCAGGACATCTTCAAGTTCCCGCCGGAACTGCTGCCGGGCACGCACCTGCTGGAGAACTTCCACAAGGTGTTCGACAGCGTGAACCTGCTCGGCTCCACCGCCAACACGATCTTCGTGGCGGTGGTGACGACGGTGCTGGTGTTGTTCTTCGACTCGATCGCGGCGTTCGCGTTCGCGAAGTTCGACTTCCCGGCCAAGAACCTGCTGTTCGTCGTGCTGCTGGTGACGTTCATGATCCCGTCCCAGCTGTCCACGGTGCCGTCGTTCGTCATCATGGCGAACTTCGGCTGGGTGGGTTCGTTCCAGGCACTGATCGTGCCGGGCGCGGTGAACGCGTTCGGCATCTTCCTGCTCCGGCAGTACGCCCAGGGCGCGGTGAGTGCCGAACTCCTGGACGCCGCCCGGATCGACGGCTGCAACTTCTGGCGGCAGTACTGGCACGTGGCGGTTCCGCTGCTGCGGCCGGCGCTGGCGTTCCTCGGGATCTTCACCTTCATCAACGCCTGGAACGACTACTTCTGGCCGTTGGTGGTGCTGATCGACCCGGGCCGCCAGACGCTGCAGGTGGCGCTGTCGCAGCTGAACGGCCTCTACAACACCGACTACAGCATGGTGATGGCCGGCACGCTGCTCGCGGTGATCCCGCTGATCATCGTGTTCTTCCTCGGCGCCCGGCAGTTCCTCGCCGACCTCGCGGCCGGTGCTGTCAAGCAGTAG
- a CDS encoding sugar ABC transporter permease, whose product MTTTTPIAAPAQAPEERRTTGSHAGRSKSELLSLYLAISPFYILFAIFGLFPIGFSLYLSFQNWNGIGAMKFVGLAQYQFMLSDPIFWKSIVNTFQIWFISTIPMLFFALVIAFMLNQQIRGRSAYRIAYFIPNVTSIVAIAIIFGSIFSNNFGLLNAALEGLHLDTVEWLNTPWGIKVAIAAMVIWRWTGYNAIIYLAGLQAIPTELYEAAKVDGASLWQVFFRITVPLLRPIILFTVITSTIGGMQLFTEPQVLVGNGGGPGSEGTTMVLYLYQQAFINNQFGYGAAIGWGLFVIMILFSLINWRLVQGAGNRGSRKGVRA is encoded by the coding sequence ATGACCACCACGACGCCGATCGCCGCCCCGGCCCAGGCCCCGGAGGAGCGCCGCACGACCGGTTCCCACGCGGGCCGCTCGAAGTCCGAACTGCTGTCGCTGTACCTCGCGATCTCGCCGTTCTACATCCTGTTCGCGATCTTCGGCTTGTTCCCGATCGGGTTCTCGCTGTACCTGTCGTTCCAGAACTGGAACGGCATCGGGGCGATGAAGTTCGTCGGGCTCGCGCAGTACCAGTTCATGCTGTCGGACCCGATCTTCTGGAAGTCGATCGTCAACACCTTCCAGATCTGGTTCATCTCCACGATCCCGATGCTGTTCTTCGCGCTGGTCATCGCGTTCATGCTGAACCAGCAGATCCGCGGCCGCAGCGCCTACCGCATCGCGTACTTCATCCCCAACGTCACCTCGATCGTGGCGATCGCGATCATCTTCGGCTCGATCTTCAGCAACAACTTCGGCCTGCTGAACGCCGCCCTGGAAGGGCTGCACCTGGACACGGTCGAGTGGCTGAACACGCCGTGGGGCATCAAGGTCGCCATCGCCGCCATGGTGATCTGGCGATGGACCGGCTACAACGCGATCATCTATCTCGCCGGCCTGCAGGCGATCCCGACCGAGTTGTACGAGGCCGCGAAGGTCGACGGCGCGAGCCTGTGGCAGGTGTTCTTCCGCATCACGGTTCCGCTGCTGCGCCCGATCATCCTCTTCACCGTCATCACCTCCACCATCGGCGGCATGCAGTTGTTCACCGAGCCGCAGGTGCTGGTGGGCAACGGCGGCGGGCCGGGGTCGGAGGGCACGACGATGGTGCTCTACCTCTACCAGCAGGCGTTCATCAACAACCAGTTCGGCTACGGCGCCGCGATCGGCTGGGGCCTGTTCGTGATCATGATTCTGTTCTCGCTGATCAACTGGCGGCTGGTGCAGGGCGCCGGTAACCGCGGTTCGCGGAAGGGAGTGCGCGCATGA
- a CDS encoding extracellular solute-binding protein: MAPNRRTFLAAASGLLGTALLGTSGCGTRGSYLTPEGTLSLWYWNRSISDTLLAKTPKATGVKLVPQKIGGDFKSKFLTSLAGKAYIPDIVGLNEDVATYFPDADQFVDLNEIGAKDVKSEFLDWKWERGVTPDGRMVGFPMDTGPTALFYRADLFEKAGLPSEPDEVAQAMSTWEKYLEAGSTLVKKLPKTYMMPNVDMVFNQALAQQGKRYMDEKNHFIGNGPQVRQPWDLAVDAYRRRITSNTNDWTSDWNAAMSTGRVASFVGAVWMGQVLTDAASGTSGKWRVCRAPGGAGNSGGSFLGIPKSCRNPEAAFKVIRYLQSPENQVVYGLNEMQLYPSAISSLEDRRAQVKDKFYGGQVINEVFATSAKAVKPVYLSPYDNVIGPAFSDQVTNIWSAGKNPDRAWKDALAEADRQLSHLGLI; encoded by the coding sequence ATGGCGCCCAACCGACGCACGTTTCTCGCGGCGGCCTCTGGACTCCTTGGCACCGCACTCCTCGGCACCTCCGGTTGTGGCACCCGGGGTTCCTACCTCACCCCCGAAGGCACCCTGAGCCTTTGGTACTGGAACCGTTCCATCAGCGACACGCTACTGGCGAAGACGCCCAAGGCGACCGGCGTCAAACTGGTTCCACAGAAGATCGGTGGCGACTTCAAGTCGAAGTTCCTCACCAGCCTGGCCGGCAAGGCCTACATCCCCGACATCGTCGGTCTGAACGAGGACGTCGCGACGTACTTCCCCGACGCCGACCAGTTCGTCGACCTGAACGAGATCGGCGCCAAGGACGTCAAGTCGGAGTTCCTCGACTGGAAGTGGGAGCGCGGGGTCACCCCCGACGGCCGGATGGTCGGCTTCCCGATGGACACCGGGCCGACGGCGCTCTTCTACCGGGCCGACCTGTTCGAGAAGGCCGGGCTGCCCAGTGAGCCCGACGAGGTGGCACAGGCGATGTCCACCTGGGAGAAGTACCTCGAGGCCGGCTCGACCCTGGTCAAGAAGCTGCCGAAGACGTACATGATGCCCAACGTCGACATGGTCTTCAACCAGGCGCTGGCCCAGCAGGGCAAGCGCTACATGGACGAGAAGAACCACTTCATCGGCAACGGGCCGCAGGTGCGCCAGCCCTGGGACCTCGCGGTGGACGCGTACCGCCGCCGGATCACCTCCAACACCAACGACTGGACCAGCGACTGGAACGCCGCCATGAGCACCGGCCGGGTGGCGTCGTTCGTCGGCGCGGTCTGGATGGGCCAGGTCCTCACCGACGCGGCCTCCGGCACCTCCGGCAAGTGGCGGGTCTGCCGGGCACCCGGTGGCGCCGGCAACAGCGGCGGCTCGTTCCTCGGCATCCCCAAGTCCTGTCGCAATCCCGAGGCCGCGTTCAAGGTGATCAGGTATCTCCAGTCACCGGAGAACCAGGTGGTGTACGGGCTGAACGAGATGCAGCTCTACCCCTCCGCGATCTCCTCGCTGGAGGACAGGCGGGCACAGGTGAAGGACAAGTTCTACGGCGGGCAGGTCATCAACGAGGTCTTCGCCACCTCCGCGAAGGCCGTCAAGCCGGTCTACCTCAGTCCGTACGACAACGTCATCGGCCCGGCGTTCAGCGACCAGGTCACCAACATCTGGAGCGCCGGCAAGAACCCGGACCGGGCGTGGAAGGACGCGCTCGCCGAAGCCGACCGACAGCTCTCCCACCTGGGGTTGATCTGA